A window of Streptomyces marispadix contains these coding sequences:
- a CDS encoding ATP-binding protein: MRAAAAREGRGRAVVADPDPYGARRRIPAGRSAVTEPAQPTLDLGHERNSEREQEREERIRGWVAGVLPTLRLRLVVVFALVALTAAVSASGIAYWLNRDAVLTRTQNAALNDFRKSMEDSAGSLPRRYDCGQLRDAAEKMSGTSQNYEVLLTGRNADGTRCAVASDPGSFTMKDVPVRLRTAVAKRRPVDAGNSYPYHLYWQRTTEEGGNEPFLVGGAKMIGEGPTPSGYMRKSLSPERDDLNSLAWSLGIATGLALVGAMLLAQAAATTVLRPVRRLADAARRLGEGKLDTRLKVSGTDELAELSRTFNRTAESLEHRVADLSAREESSRRFVADMSHELRTPMTAISAVTEVLEEEQENLDPMIAPAVQLVVSETRRLNDLVENLMEVTRFDAGTAKLVLDDVDVADQVTACIDARAWLDAVELDADRGQMARLDPRRLDVILANLIGNALKHGGSPVRVSVRTEEPPAGGPGELVIEVADQGPGIPEEMLPHVFDRFFKASASRPRSEGSGLGLSIAQENAQIHGGSISVRNDTEHGGGAVFTLRLPRESQERQAREAEPGRPGDGGATGPGGADKSKGKGGGDRGRGKGRGFGNGEGKRGDR, encoded by the coding sequence GTGCGTGCAGCGGCTGCGCGCGAAGGTCGAGGACGTGCCGTCGTCGCCGACCCTGATCCGTACGGTGCGCGGCGTCGGATACCGGCTGGACGCTCCGCAGTGACGGAGCCGGCGCAGCCGACGCTGGACCTGGGGCACGAGCGGAACAGCGAGCGGGAGCAGGAGCGCGAGGAGCGCATACGCGGCTGGGTCGCCGGGGTGCTGCCGACGCTGCGGCTGCGGCTCGTCGTCGTCTTCGCGCTGGTGGCGCTGACCGCCGCGGTCTCGGCCTCGGGGATCGCCTACTGGCTCAACAGGGACGCCGTGCTCACCCGCACGCAGAACGCCGCGCTCAACGACTTCCGCAAGTCCATGGAGGACAGCGCCGGAAGTCTTCCCCGCCGCTACGACTGCGGCCAACTGCGGGACGCCGCCGAGAAGATGAGCGGCACGTCGCAGAACTACGAGGTTCTCCTCACCGGGCGGAACGCCGACGGCACCCGCTGCGCCGTCGCCTCCGACCCGGGCAGCTTCACCATGAAGGACGTGCCGGTGCGGCTGCGTACGGCGGTCGCCAAGCGCCGCCCCGTGGACGCGGGCAACTCCTACCCGTACCACCTGTACTGGCAGCGGACCACCGAGGAGGGCGGCAACGAACCCTTCCTGGTGGGCGGCGCGAAGATGATCGGCGAGGGGCCCACGCCGTCGGGCTATATGCGCAAGTCCCTCTCGCCGGAACGGGACGATCTCAACTCCCTGGCCTGGTCGCTGGGCATCGCCACCGGGCTGGCGCTGGTGGGCGCGATGCTGCTCGCGCAGGCGGCGGCCACGACAGTGCTGCGGCCCGTACGCCGGCTCGCCGACGCCGCGAGGCGGCTGGGCGAGGGGAAGCTCGACACCCGGCTGAAGGTGTCCGGCACGGACGAACTGGCAGAGCTGTCCCGCACGTTCAACCGGACCGCGGAGTCGCTGGAGCACCGGGTCGCCGATCTCAGCGCCAGGGAGGAGTCCTCGCGGCGCTTCGTCGCAGACATGTCGCACGAGCTGCGTACGCCGATGACGGCGATCTCCGCGGTCACCGAGGTGCTGGAGGAGGAGCAGGAAAACCTCGACCCGATGATCGCCCCTGCCGTGCAGCTCGTGGTCAGCGAGACCCGGCGGCTGAACGACCTGGTGGAGAATCTGATGGAGGTCACGCGCTTCGACGCGGGCACGGCGAAGCTCGTCCTCGACGACGTCGACGTGGCGGACCAGGTCACCGCCTGCATCGACGCCCGCGCATGGCTCGACGCCGTCGAACTCGACGCCGACCGGGGCCAGATGGCGCGCCTCGACCCGCGGCGGCTCGACGTCATCCTGGCCAACCTCATCGGCAACGCCCTCAAGCACGGCGGTTCCCCGGTCCGCGTCTCGGTGCGTACGGAGGAGCCCCCGGCGGGAGGCCCCGGCGAGCTGGTGATCGAGGTCGCCGACCAGGGGCCCGGCATCCCCGAGGAGATGCTTCCGCACGTCTTCGACCGCTTCTTCAAGGCCAGCGCCTCCAGGCCGAGATCGGAGGGCAGCGGCCTCGGGCTGTCCATCGCCCAGGAGAACGCTCAGATCCACGGCGGCTCGATCTCCGTACGCAACGACACCGAGCACGGAGGCGGCGCCGTCTTCACCCTCCGGCTGCCACGGGAGTCCCAGGAGCGTCAGGCACGGGAGGCGGAGCCCGGCAGACCGGGCGACGGCGGCGCGACAGGCCCGGGCGGGGCGGACAAGAGCAAGGGCAAGGGCGGCGGCGACAGAGGCCGCGGCAAGGGCAGAGGCTTC
- the afsQ1 gene encoding two-component system response regulator AfsQ1, whose amino-acid sequence MPFLLLIEDDDAVRTALEMSLTRQGHRVLTAASGEDGLKLLREQRPDLIVLDVMLPGIDGFEVCRRIRRTDQLPIILLTARSDDIDVVVGLESGADDYVVKPVQGRVLDARIRAVMRRGERESNDAATFGSLVIDRSAMTVTKNGEDLQLTPTELRLLLELSRRPGQALSRQQLLRLVWEHDYLGDSRLVDACVQRLRAKVEDVPSSPTLIRTVRGVGYRLDAPQ is encoded by the coding sequence GTGCCTTTCCTGTTGCTGATCGAGGACGACGACGCTGTCCGTACGGCTCTTGAGATGAGCCTGACGCGGCAGGGTCACCGCGTGCTGACCGCCGCGTCCGGCGAGGACGGCCTCAAACTGCTGCGCGAGCAGCGGCCGGACCTGATCGTGCTGGACGTGATGCTGCCCGGCATCGACGGCTTCGAGGTGTGCCGCCGTATCCGCCGCACCGACCAGTTGCCGATCATCCTGCTCACCGCGCGCAGCGACGACATCGACGTCGTGGTCGGGCTGGAGTCGGGCGCGGACGACTACGTGGTCAAACCCGTGCAGGGCAGGGTGCTGGACGCGCGTATCCGTGCGGTGATGAGGCGCGGGGAGCGGGAGTCCAACGATGCGGCGACCTTCGGCAGTCTCGTCATCGACCGTTCCGCGATGACGGTGACGAAGAACGGCGAGGACCTTCAACTGACGCCCACGGAGCTGCGGTTGCTGCTGGAGCTGAGCAGGAGACCGGGGCAGGCGCTGTCGCGGCAGCAGCTTCTTCGGCTCGTGTGGGAGCACGACTATCTCGGCGACTCGCGTCTCGTCGACGCGTGCGTGCAGCGGCTGCGCGCGAAGGTCGAGGACGTGCCGTCGTCGCCGACCCTGATCCGTACGGTGCGCGGCGTCGGATACCGGCTGGACGCTCCGCAGTGA
- a CDS encoding SigE family RNA polymerase sigma factor has product MNTLHSDNVSAVIHTRLHTPSVPANQTNKVAEKSGMTGRGCVRSSGRVRPPHITAVEGLRGEARSTGDGEYREEPGARQEAASEAEFTAYVRERRASLYATAYHLTGDRFEAEDLLQSALFSTYRAWHRISDKAALGGYLRRTMTNLHISAWRRRKLNEYPTEELPETAGDQDAMRGTELRTVLWQALARLPELQRTMLVLRYYEGRTDPEIADILNISVGTVKSSIWRSLRRLRDDEVLSFGRDQEECFGELVA; this is encoded by the coding sequence ATGAACACACTGCACAGCGACAACGTCAGCGCAGTAATTCACACGCGCCTGCACACCCCGTCGGTTCCCGCGAACCAGACGAACAAGGTCGCCGAGAAGTCCGGAATGACAGGGCGAGGGTGCGTCCGTTCTTCCGGGCGTGTACGGCCGCCGCACATCACCGCGGTGGAGGGCCTTCGAGGGGAGGCCCGCAGCACGGGGGACGGTGAGTACAGGGAGGAGCCGGGAGCACGGCAAGAGGCCGCGTCGGAGGCGGAGTTCACAGCCTACGTACGCGAGCGCCGCGCCTCCCTGTACGCCACCGCCTACCACCTCACGGGCGACCGCTTCGAAGCGGAGGACCTGCTTCAGAGCGCGCTGTTCTCCACGTACCGTGCGTGGCACCGGATCAGCGACAAGGCGGCGCTCGGCGGCTACCTGCGCCGCACCATGACGAACCTGCACATCAGCGCGTGGCGCCGCCGCAAGCTCAACGAGTACCCGACGGAGGAGCTTCCGGAGACCGCCGGCGACCAGGACGCCATGCGCGGCACCGAACTGCGCACCGTGCTCTGGCAGGCGCTCGCCCGGCTGCCCGAACTCCAGCGCACCATGCTGGTGTTGCGCTACTACGAGGGCCGTACGGACCCGGAGATCGCGGACATACTGAACATCAGCGTCGGCACGGTGAAGAGCAGCATCTGGCGCTCGCTGCGCCGCCTGCGCGACGACGAGGTTCTCAGCTTCGGCAGGGACCAGGAGGAGTGCTTCGGCGAACTGGTCGCCTGA
- a CDS encoding ATP-binding protein: MTDPHDISRRPRVILLTGPSGSGKSRLSARSGLPVMRLDDFYKEAGDPTLPPLPHGHGVDWDSPASWDAEAAVAAVRELCASGRTTVPLYDISLSARVGKETLTLDGARLFIAEGIFAADIAARCRELGLLADAICLRGRPSTTFRRRLLRDLREGRKSAPFLLRRGWRLLRAEEAIVARHRELGAHPCARDEAAERIRRLREARTARTAM, translated from the coding sequence GTGACCGACCCCCACGACATATCGCGCCGGCCGCGCGTCATTCTGCTCACCGGGCCCTCCGGCTCCGGGAAGTCCCGTCTCTCGGCGCGCAGCGGGCTGCCCGTCATGCGGCTCGACGACTTCTACAAGGAGGCCGGCGACCCCACGTTGCCCCCGCTGCCCCACGGCCACGGCGTGGACTGGGACTCGCCCGCGTCGTGGGACGCGGAGGCGGCCGTGGCCGCGGTGCGTGAGTTGTGTGCGAGCGGGCGTACGACGGTGCCGTTGTACGACATCTCGCTGAGCGCCCGCGTCGGCAAGGAGACGCTCACGCTGGACGGCGCGCGGCTGTTCATCGCCGAGGGCATCTTCGCGGCGGACATAGCGGCCCGCTGTCGCGAACTGGGGCTGCTGGCCGACGCGATCTGTCTGCGGGGGCGTCCGTCGACGACGTTCCGGCGACGGCTGCTGCGCGATCTGCGTGAGGGGCGTAAGTCCGCGCCGTTCCTGCTGCGCCGGGGCTGGCGCCTGCTGCGGGCGGAAGAGGCGATCGTGGCGCGGCACCGGGAGCTGGGAGCGCACCCGTGTGCACGGGACGAGGCGGCGGAACGGATCAGGCGGCTGCGCGAGGCCCGTACGGCACGTACGGCGATGTGA
- a CDS encoding type II toxin-antitoxin system Phd/YefM family antitoxin codes for MDDETSGPETCSLAQAADRLDSLVQRVAQARERIAITDRGQVAAVLISPQELRDLEQALAAAEYRAQFVGMPAEQRKISEVLGREGEEG; via the coding sequence ATGGACGACGAGACCTCCGGGCCGGAGACCTGCTCTCTGGCCCAGGCCGCAGACCGGCTCGACAGCCTCGTACAGCGAGTGGCACAGGCACGCGAGCGGATCGCGATCACTGATCGGGGGCAGGTGGCTGCCGTACTGATCAGTCCGCAGGAGCTGAGGGACCTCGAACAGGCGCTGGCCGCGGCCGAGTACCGAGCGCAGTTCGTGGGGATGCCCGCGGAGCAGAGAAAGATCAGCGAAGTGCTCGGCCGTGAAGGGGAAGAGGGCTGA
- a CDS encoding type VII secretion target produces the protein MGQTKVDSAELNKAAGELAEIQVEFRRADNKADDVVRDAGTKLGKAGGWQTAAALGDFANRWNDQVKHLHQQMQSVAEKLKSSADQYTKREIEENANIQKIQADFG, from the coding sequence ATGGGTCAGACCAAAGTCGACAGCGCCGAGCTGAACAAGGCGGCCGGTGAACTCGCCGAGATCCAGGTGGAGTTCCGCAGAGCGGACAACAAGGCCGACGACGTCGTACGTGACGCCGGCACCAAGCTGGGCAAGGCGGGTGGCTGGCAGACTGCCGCCGCCCTCGGCGACTTCGCCAACCGATGGAACGACCAGGTCAAGCATCTGCATCAGCAGATGCAGTCCGTGGCCGAGAAGCTGAAGTCTTCTGCCGACCAGTACACCAAGCGCGAGATCGAAGAGAACGCCAACATCCAGAAGATCCAGGCGGATTTCGGCTGA
- a CDS encoding DUF6571 family protein, protein MLTYAQVNGADLSGIQQAAQEWRRLKAAYEGLGDRYENQVRRRLQQHWEGKAATEAGHTVAKNKEQISAAAGEAGRMSKLLDDIHHDLDEHKKKLRKFADGLAEQHLQIDAQGQITDHHPTKSDRTAQHDADYDKWLQGRNQLIQQKYGELQQLLKAATEADTAAAASLRADNNGEDDHTFNKDGHQTLDEAVKAQQDAQHASDLLKQGRRLSPTQIDELSTLLEKNGQDPVFAQKFAQQTGARGTLDNYMTLMNPPPTDGRASKAQLQRLQKSLGTTLGTATQINDPAMDKFQRDLLAENGQHFDRHSGPGGRNSLQGYQITASLMRHGEWDDETLKSFGHDLVKYENDKVNFLGSGRESDWPLNTHDYGLIGQDPMSGFMDGLGHNPDAATDFLSGKTTGTDDGDIDNLDYLLKDREWHGGDGDKGHLGNALHAATTGHPYDQPPENPPPPRTQEQADLMGRVVKDVAENQDLASGPLSDGLGKMGAEYMADLNRGLYLDKHLDDKIMPIHGAEVPLREHEAARFMYAVGSDPEGNAALHLGQQQYAAQLISYHGHNPEAYDLPPKEKMEQISRVVGNSEGIIATARSDEILREGIEKDKEFNDALESGGKFAEGVISVGGAGLGAVGGGGVGAAAGGAAGAEAGKLVIGGIVDAAKQDTSMPASWDAAGEYNQHQSQTHQNITNSLERAGVHPPPGISEDEWRTAIKDGVEDGYGLARDDVDSYATNRPEEAEK, encoded by the coding sequence ATGCTGACGTATGCGCAGGTGAACGGCGCCGATTTATCCGGAATCCAGCAGGCCGCACAGGAGTGGCGCCGGCTGAAGGCCGCGTACGAGGGTCTAGGCGACAGATACGAGAACCAGGTGCGGCGCCGTCTGCAACAGCACTGGGAAGGCAAGGCGGCCACCGAGGCCGGACACACCGTCGCCAAGAACAAGGAGCAGATCTCCGCCGCGGCCGGTGAGGCAGGAAGGATGTCGAAGCTGCTGGACGACATCCATCACGACCTGGACGAACACAAGAAGAAACTGCGCAAGTTCGCGGACGGTCTCGCCGAGCAGCATCTCCAGATCGATGCCCAGGGGCAGATCACCGACCACCACCCGACGAAGTCGGATCGGACCGCGCAGCACGACGCCGACTACGACAAGTGGTTGCAGGGGCGCAACCAGCTCATCCAGCAGAAGTACGGCGAACTCCAGCAGTTACTGAAGGCAGCTACCGAGGCCGACACCGCGGCTGCGGCCTCCCTCCGTGCCGACAACAACGGCGAGGACGACCACACCTTCAACAAGGACGGACACCAGACCCTCGACGAGGCCGTGAAGGCACAGCAGGACGCCCAGCACGCCTCGGACCTGCTGAAGCAGGGCCGCCGCCTGAGCCCCACCCAGATCGACGAATTGAGCACCCTGCTGGAGAAGAACGGCCAGGACCCGGTCTTCGCGCAGAAGTTCGCCCAGCAGACCGGAGCCCGGGGCACACTCGACAACTACATGACCCTGATGAACCCGCCTCCGACGGACGGCCGCGCGAGCAAGGCCCAGCTCCAGAGACTCCAGAAGAGCCTCGGCACCACCCTCGGCACCGCGACCCAGATCAACGACCCGGCGATGGACAAGTTCCAGCGGGACCTGCTCGCGGAGAACGGCCAGCACTTCGACCGCCACTCCGGCCCCGGCGGCCGCAACAGCCTCCAGGGCTACCAGATCACCGCCAGCCTGATGCGGCACGGCGAATGGGACGACGAAACGCTCAAGTCCTTCGGCCACGACCTCGTCAAGTACGAGAACGACAAGGTCAACTTCCTCGGCTCGGGCCGCGAAAGCGATTGGCCGCTCAACACCCACGACTACGGCCTCATCGGCCAGGACCCGATGTCCGGTTTCATGGACGGACTCGGCCACAACCCCGACGCGGCGACGGACTTCCTGAGCGGCAAGACCACGGGGACGGACGACGGGGACATCGACAACCTGGACTATTTGCTCAAGGACCGGGAGTGGCATGGAGGCGACGGCGACAAGGGCCACCTCGGCAATGCCCTGCACGCTGCCACCACCGGCCATCCGTACGACCAGCCGCCAGAGAACCCTCCCCCGCCGCGTACGCAGGAGCAGGCAGACCTCATGGGCCGGGTCGTAAAGGACGTCGCGGAGAATCAGGATCTGGCCAGCGGCCCTCTGTCCGACGGCCTGGGGAAGATGGGTGCCGAGTACATGGCGGACCTGAATCGCGGCCTCTACCTGGATAAGCATCTCGACGACAAGATCATGCCGATCCATGGCGCCGAGGTTCCGCTGAGGGAACATGAGGCAGCACGGTTCATGTACGCGGTCGGCAGCGACCCGGAAGGCAATGCGGCCCTGCACCTAGGACAGCAGCAGTACGCCGCCCAGCTCATCAGCTACCACGGTCACAACCCCGAGGCGTACGACTTGCCGCCCAAGGAGAAGATGGAACAGATCTCCAGAGTCGTCGGCAACAGCGAAGGAATCATCGCGACCGCCCGCAGCGACGAGATCTTGCGCGAGGGCATCGAAAAGGACAAGGAGTTCAACGACGCCCTCGAGTCCGGAGGCAAGTTCGCGGAAGGCGTCATTTCTGTCGGAGGCGCCGGGCTGGGCGCCGTGGGCGGTGGCGGCGTCGGGGCAGCGGCCGGTGGAGCCGCGGGCGCCGAGGCCGGAAAGCTCGTCATCGGCGGCATCGTCGACGCGGCGAAGCAGGACACCTCCATGCCGGCTTCATGGGATGCGGCAGGGGAGTACAACCAGCACCAGTCGCAGACCCATCAGAACATCACAAACAGCTTGGAACGAGCAGGAGTTCACCCGCCGCCGGGCATCTCGGAGGACGAATGGCGGACAGCCATCAAGGACGGTGTGGAAGACGGCTACGGCCTCGCCCGGGACGACGTGGACTCGTACGCCACAAACCGCCCAGAAGAAGCTGAGAAGTAG
- a CDS encoding aldehyde dehydrogenase family protein: protein MSDEAKKTAKSGRSAAGKPARAASPGKTGAKSSAGARTSVRAPARLDVLKTYKLFIGGKFPRSESGRVYEVTDSEGDWLANAPQSSRKDARDAVAAARKAFGGWSGATAYNRGQILYRVAEMLEGRREQFASEVAAAEGLSTAAATAQVDAAIDRWVWYAGWSDKIAQVAGGANPVAGPFFNLSTPEPTGVVAVLAPQESSLLGLASVLAPVIVTGNTAVLVPSEKAPLPALSLSEVLATSDVPGGVVNVLSGRTREVATTLAAHQDVNALDLAGAAGDAELAKELETTAAENLKRVLRPEGDGPADWSTDPGTSRLLAFLETKTVWHPIGV from the coding sequence ATGTCCGATGAAGCGAAGAAGACCGCGAAGTCCGGGCGCTCCGCGGCCGGTAAGCCCGCCAGGGCGGCGAGTCCCGGAAAGACCGGGGCCAAGTCATCGGCGGGGGCGAGGACTTCGGTCCGCGCACCGGCCAGGCTCGACGTGCTGAAGACCTACAAGCTCTTCATCGGCGGCAAGTTCCCGCGCAGCGAGAGCGGACGGGTGTACGAGGTGACCGACTCCGAGGGCGACTGGCTCGCCAACGCACCGCAGTCCTCCCGCAAGGACGCCCGCGACGCGGTCGCCGCCGCACGCAAGGCGTTCGGCGGCTGGTCGGGAGCGACGGCCTACAACCGGGGGCAGATCCTCTACCGCGTCGCGGAGATGCTGGAGGGGCGGCGGGAGCAGTTCGCGTCCGAAGTCGCCGCGGCGGAGGGCCTGTCGACGGCCGCGGCCACCGCCCAGGTCGACGCGGCGATCGACCGCTGGGTCTGGTACGCGGGCTGGTCCGACAAGATCGCCCAGGTCGCGGGCGGCGCGAACCCGGTCGCGGGCCCGTTCTTCAACCTCTCGACGCCCGAACCCACCGGCGTCGTCGCCGTGTTGGCGCCGCAGGAGTCCTCCCTGCTGGGGCTGGCCTCCGTACTCGCACCGGTGATCGTCACCGGCAACACGGCCGTGCTGGTCCCGTCCGAGAAGGCGCCGCTTCCCGCGCTGTCGCTGTCGGAGGTCCTGGCGACCTCGGACGTACCGGGCGGCGTGGTCAACGTCCTCTCCGGCCGCACCCGCGAGGTCGCGACGACGCTCGCCGCCCACCAGGACGTCAACGCGCTGGATCTGGCGGGCGCGGCGGGCGACGCGGAGCTGGCGAAGGAGCTGGAGACGACGGCGGCGGAGAACCTCAAGCGGGTGCTGCGCCCGGAGGGCGACGGTCCTGCGGACTGGTCCACCGACCCCGGCACCTCACGGCTCCTCGCCTTCCTGGAGACGAAGACGGTCTGGCACCCGATCGGGGTGTGA